In bacterium, the genomic stretch TGGGACCGGCCTCAACGGTAGGGCCGGCCTCAACGGTAGGACCGGCCTCCGTGCCGGTCATTCCTGAATTGTCAGGCGCGGAGGCCCGACCTACCCCAATGGATTTCTTTATTTGCTCGACGAACTCCGGCGCGATATTCGGCGTCTTGACCGTTTTCCCGTGCTCCTCGTGGTAGAGGTAGAGGGGGAAGACGGAAGAGCCATCTTTAATCTCTACATAAACAGCAGGCGTGGGGCAATCCGATACTAAAGCATGTTTCCAATGCTTCGCTTTAGTCTGTCGCATTGTATTCAAAGCCAAATTTTCATGGAGCAGATGACTAGCTATTTCTACCCTTGGATAATCCATAGCTATGTCGCTAAAATAACAATATCGAATGTCGAAAGGTCTATAAAGACAAGGAATTATACTATCTTCCCAATTGGAGATTCCCTTAAGTTTTTTCCGTGCTATAGCCAGTTTCCAATCTCTGTTATCAGTAAGAGAATACTTAAGCCGAAACTCCTCATCTGTTAATCTCTCACTCCGCATTTCACGGATTCTTTCTCTAATAACTTCCTCTTCGAAATCTATCGCGAAACCATCTCTATGGGTTTGAAATCCCAAGACGTTTGTTTTCATTATCTCGGTGACTTTCCAACCGGTTTCGTATTCGCCTTCGAGTTCGATGTCGCGTGGTATGAAGAGGTAATATGGGGATTTGGGCGAGATTTCTTCCCATTCGGTTTGCGAGACGGAGCTTTCGGCGAGCGTGGCGTATTTTCCCTTGCGCAGTCCGTGAAGGTGGGCGTGGTAGATGCGGGGCGAATTATCTTTTTTCTTCATATAACCGCCCTAAATTATTTATTTGTTTTTACTTTTTGAGCGGCATGCTCCGGTTGAACTGTATCCCAAACGGCCTCAGGGTGTTTTTCGGCAACTCTGAGGAGTCTCAGTGCCGGGCCAACGGGCGACCTTCGACCCTGCTCCCAATTTTGCAATGTTCTTGGACTTATGCCGAGCATTGTAGCGAAATCATTTTGAGATAGTTTGGATTTCGCCCTAATCGCCTGTATATCTATCGGCTCGTAAACGAATTCCCTCGATGGTTTCTTTTCACCCCGCCTTATTGCGCCTGCTTCCTTCACGCTTTCAATTAATTTGTCGAA encodes the following:
- a CDS encoding helix-turn-helix domain-containing protein, whose amino-acid sequence is MKKELFDKLIESVKEAGAIRRGEKKPSREFVYEPIDIQAIRAKSKLSQNDFATMLGISPRTLQNWEQGRRSPVGPALRLLRVAEKHPEAVWDTVQPEHAAQKVKTNK